One Kryptolebias marmoratus isolate JLee-2015 linkage group LG21, ASM164957v2, whole genome shotgun sequence DNA segment encodes these proteins:
- the LOC119616622 gene encoding uncharacterized protein LOC119616622 produces the protein MEPQLSANLQHDIQDDVLPSDSVSNQGSRSSSKVSSTSSARLKAEAEMAALLTRQNMLKEKHAIEEQEEQLRKRKEQLQLEAEIAATAAKVNVLKTGSAVQSSTSRKSDGMESYFKIKGNTIETLNANANTFVPQTKRNTVNENAEVQIKTVQQKVMKKRSAPLLLGPSHPVSRTISNVPLQQAGHLPTNENLLSIMEKQNELTCMLVHQQSLSSLPKREIQPFDGDPLYFQAFMRSFEQVIESKISDPDDCLHYLAQYTRGQSNELVKSCQHMSDGGGYVKAKTMLYEHFGNGHVVASAYLNKVHSWPSIKSEDGKALQAYCLFLRGCCNAMEEVHDLSELNTPANMLVVIKRLPYKLKDKWRTVACDIQEKQHRRATFIDIVCFIERQVKITTDPVFGNLSDAPSVNSSAKNNDGGKRFSRLRTTGSSFGITTSAVERNNSSEAQDYQTDVKICLFCKGGHKLELCSLLEKRPHNDKISFLRKNGVCFGCLCTGHVSKECRKRLSCKICGFRHASILHIYNKKKNEVQLDVEAVKSPVKTKILLRTMGQEKVVDSFVVPELEIAGLNSDMYYDMPELFTQHRMPVDLNNIPKQQDLAIWPHLKHVRLPEIKAQVELLIGMNMPRALEPLEVIKSEGDGPFAIKTVLGWTVNGQLDRECCERPSCLSTVTLNRISAVTLDNLWKQQFNIDFPESSHEEQMGLSKEDSKFLELASETVTLRDGHYSIALPLRDRDIRMPDNHAIAEQRALSLKKRFIRDKDFHNDYTAFMEDLISKGYAKRVPTTDLKRSDGKVWYIPHHGVYHPTKGKIRVVFDCAASFQDVSLNAQLLSGPDLTNSLVGVLTRFRKEPVVLMSDIEAMFHQVHVPEEDADLLRFLWWPGGDFNQSMQEYRMGVHLFGATSSPSCVNYALRKCVEDNKADFSQQVIDTILYSFYVDDCLASICTEEEAISLYSDLRLICAKGGFHLTKWISNSRSVLAVIPEEERAKEVKDLDLDCDLLPVERALGVRWCLQSDAFKFCISIPNRPLTRRGILSTVSTFYDPLGFLAPVIFIAKRILQDLCQKGIGWDDAIPSVVAQEWKSWMEELQLLDNISLKRCLKPTDFGQITTAQLHHFADASEKGYGAVTYLLLQNSFSQTHRSFIMGKSRVAPLKLVTIPRMELTAAVLAVRMDILWRRELRMSLHDSVFWTDSTSVLKYLNNKTSRFRVFVANRVSEILRASDASQWRYVNTTNNPADLASRGMKAEPFLHDVAWLSGPAFLTQPETDWPVNPENIRELPHEDPEVKLSASVGVSLAQDDDHPLALLIHRASSWTRLVRVMGWILRFKTLLLHHKGNKTHFQPASETTQSEGAHHRVELRTGFLSLGEIEDAEMQIIKFCQKKRYSEEISCLQKGKNVKRSSHIYKLNPVLMDDVLRVGGRLSRAVMSEDSKHPIIVAKDLHIADLILQYIHKGVGHGGRNHILSKLHQKYWIPGAGALIRKIMSRCVTCRRLHGAAGQQQMADLPESRVTPEKPPFSFVGVDYFGPFEVKRGRSLVKKYGVIFTCLAIRAVHIEVASSLDTDSFINALRRFIARRGQVQELRSDNGTNFVGAERELRRAIEDWNQEKISDALSLKGVKWIFNPPAGSHHGGAWERLIRSIRKVLNSTLQTQRLDEEGLQTALCEVESILNSRPITLESTDPNDLEALTPNHLLLLKSNPSLPPGLFQKEDVYARKRWRQVQYISDLFWKRWIKEYLPQLQQRQKWMKMRRNFVPGDVVLIMDDSAPRGSWIIGRITETVPDKNGLVRQVWIKTPTSHLCRPITKICLLQESSDQ, from the exons ATGGAGCCTCAGTTATCTGCTAATCTCCAGCATGACATTCAAGATGATGTGTTGCCATCTGACAGTGTTTCAAATCAAGGAAGCAGATCAAGCTCTAAAGTATCATCAACTTCATCTGCACGTCTCAAGGCAGAAGCTGAAATGGCTGCTTTGCTCACACGTCAAAATATGCTCAAAGAAAAGCATGCAATTGAAGAACAAGAGGAGCAATTAAGGAAAAGGAAGGAACAGCTTCAACTGGAAGCAGAAATAGCTGCAACTGCTGCAAAAGTGAATGTGCTAAAAACCGGATCTGCAGTGCAAAGCTCAACTTCACGGAAATCCGATGGAATGgaatcatattttaaaataaaaggaaatactATTGAGACTCTTAACGCAAATGCTAATACTTTTGTTCCACAGACAAAGAGAAATACAGTTAATGAAAATGCAGaggttcaaataaaaacagtgcaaCAAAAAGTGATGAAGAAAAGGTCCGCACCTCTTCTTCTTGGACCTTCTCATCCTGTAAGTAGAACAATATCAAATGTGCCTCTACAGCAAGCTGGTCACTTACCAACTAATGAAAATCTGTTATCCATCATggagaaacaaaatgaattaacTTGCATGTtggttcatcaacaaagtctCTCTTCATTACCCAAAAGAGAAATTCAACCCTTTGATGGTGATCCGCTTTATTTTCAGGCCTTCATGCGCTCATTTGAACAGGTCATTGAATCGAAGATCAGTGATCCTGACGATTGCCTGCATTACCTCGCACAGTACACCAGGGGGCAGTCCAATGAACTGGTCAAAAGCTGTCAACATATGTCTGATGGTGGTGGATATGTAAAAGCAAAGACTATGCTGTATGAGCACTTTGGAAATGGTCATGTTGTTGCATCTGCTTATCTGAATAAAGTTCATTCATGGCCATCGATTAAATCAGAAGATGGAAAGGCTCTTCAGGCATATTGTTTGTTCTTACGTGGATGTTGTAACGCTATGGAGGAGGTTCATGATCTTTCTGAATTAAACACACCTGCTAATATGCTTGTTGTGATTAAAAGACTGCcatataaattaaaagataaatggcGAACAGTAGCATGTGACATTCAGGAGAAGCAGCATCGAAGAGCAACATTTATTGATATTGTTTGCTTTATTGAGCGTCAAGTCAAAATTACTACAGATCCTGTATTTGGAAATCTAAGTGATGCTCCATCAGTAAATTCATCAGCCAAGAACAACGATGGAGGGAAACGTTTTTCTCGCCTAAGAACTACAGGAAGTAGTTTTGGCATTACTACCTCTGCTGTTGAGAGAAATAATTCATCAGAGGCTCAAGACTATCAGACTGATGtgaagatttgtttgttttgcaaaggTGGTCATAAACTGGAATTGTGCTCTCTGCTTGAAAAGAGACCTCATAATGACAAGATTTCATTTCTTAGGAAAAATGGCGTCTGTTTTGGTTGCCTGTGTACAGGGCACGTCAGCAAAGAATGCAGAAAACGCCTTTCATGTAAAATCTGTGGTTTCAGACATGCAAGCATACTCCATATctacaacaagaagaagaatgaaGTTCAACTTGATGTTGAAGCAGTGAAATCTCCTGTC aaaacaaagattctcTTGCGCACCATGGGACAAGAGAAAGTTGTGGACAGCTTTGTTGTACCTGAACTTGAAATTGCCGGATTGAACAGTGACATGTATTATGACATGCCTGAACTCTTCACTCAGCACAGAATGCCTGTAGACCTGAATAACATCCCAAAGCAACAAGACCTGGCTATTTGGCCACATTTGAAGCATGTTCGTTTACCAGAGATCAAAGCACAGGTGGAGCTTTTGATTGGCATGAATATGCCCAGAGCTCTAGAACCTTTGGAGGTCATTAAGAGTGAAGGTGATGGGCCTTTTGCCATTAAAACTGTGCTCGGCTGGACAGTGAATGGGCAACTTGACCGAGAATGTTGTGAAAGACCAAGTTGTCTGTCAACAGTCACCCTGAACAGAATTTCTGCGGTTACATTGGATAACCTATGGAAGCAACAATTCAATATAGATTTTCCTGAGAGCAGCCATGAAGAGCAAATGGGGCTGTCAAAGGAAGACTCTAAGTTTCTGGAGTTGGCTAGTGAGACGGTAACTTTGCGTGATGGACATTACAGCATTGCCCTGCCTTTGAGAGACCGAGACATAAGAATGCCTGATAACCATGCAATTGCAGAACAACgtgctttaagtttaaagaaaaggtttatCAGAGATAAAGACTTCCATAACGACTACACTGCCTTCATGGAAGATCTCATATCTAAAGGTTATGCAAAAAGAGTGCCAACCACAGACTTGAAGCGCAGTGATGGAAAGGTTTGGTATATCCCTCACCATGGGGTGTACCATCCTACCAAGGGAAAGATTCGGGTCGTCTTTGACTGTGCTGCATCATTCCAGGATGTTTCTCTCAATGCACAACTCCTGAGTGGTCCCGATTTAACAAATAGCCTGGTTGGTGTGCTGACTAGGTTCAGAAAAGAGCCTGTTGTTTTGATGTCTGACATTGAAGCCATGTTCCATCAAGTGCATGTGCCAGAGGAAGATGCTGATCTATTGAGGTTTCTCTGGTGGCCTGGTGGTGACTTCAATCAGAGCATGCAGGAGTACCGGATGGGCGTTCATTTATTTGGAGCAACATCCTCTCCAAGTTGTGTTAACTATGCCCTGCGGAAATGTGTAGAAGACAACAAAGCAGATTTCAGTCAGCAGGTGATTGACACAATTCTGTATAGCTTCTATGTGGATGACTGCCTTGCCTCAATATGCACAGAAGAGGAAGCCATATCTCTTTACTCAGACCTCAGACTCATCTGTGCCAAAGGCGGCTTCCACTTAACGAAGTGGATAAGTAATAGCCGCAGCGTCCTGGCAGTAATACCTGAAGAGGAAAGAGCTAAAGAGGTTAAAGACCTAGATCTAGATTGTGACCTCTTGCCTGTTGAGCGAGCATTGGGAGTACGGTGGTGTCTGCAGTCAGATGCGTTTAAGTTCTGCATATCCATCCCAAACAGACCATTGACCCGAAGAGGGATCCTTTCCACTGTCAGCACCTTCTATGACCCCTTGGGATTCCTAGCTCCTGTTATTTTCATAGCTAAAAGAATCCTTCAAGACCTGTGTCAGAAAGGGATAGGATGGGATGATGCTATTCCATCAGTTGTTGCTCAAGAGTGGAAAAGCTGGATGGAAGAATTGCAGCTGTTAGACAACATCAGCCTCAAAAGATGTTTGAAACCTACTGATTTTGGACAAATAACCACTGCTCAGTTGCACCATTTTGCAGATGCGAGTGAGAAGGGGTATGGTGCTGTTACCTACCTACTGCTGCAGAACAGTTTTTCCCAGACGCACCGTTCCTTCATAATGGGGAAGTCCAGGGTGGCACCTTTGAAATTAGTCACAATTCCCCGTATGGAATTGACGGCGGCTGTGTTGGCAGTTCGCATGGACATACTGTGGAGAAGAGAATTAAGGATGTCTCTCCATGATTCAGTGTTTTGGACAGACAGCACCTCTGTATTGAAATACCTCAATAACAAGACTTCCAGGTTTCGCGTTTTTGTGGCGAACAGAGTGTCAGAGATTCTCAGGGCTTCTGACGCCTCCCAGTGGAGATATGTGAATACAACAAATAACCCAGCAGACCTTGCTTCTAGGGGTATGAAGGCAGAGCCTTTTCTGCATGACGTTGCATGGTTATCTGGTCCGGCATTTCTCACACAGCCAGAAACAGATTGGCCTGTAAACCCAGAGAACATACGGGAACTTCCACATGAAGACCCTGAAGTTAAACTGTCTGCTTCTGTTGGTGTTTCCCTTGCACAAGATGACGATCATCCCTTGGCTCTTTTGATTCATCGTGCTTCATCTTGGACTCGTCTTGTCAGAGTGATGGGTTGGattttgagatttaaaacaTTGCTCTTGCATCACAAAGGAAACAAGACGCATTTCCAGCCTGCATCTGAAACAACCCAGTCTGAAGGTGCTCATCACAGGGTTGAGCTCCGTACTGGCTTTCTTTCATTGGGAGAGATTGAGGACGCTGAGATGCAGATAATCAAGTTCTGTCAGAAGAAAAGATATTCTGAAGAAATCTCCTGTCTCCAAAAGGGAAAGAACGTCAAACGAAGCAGTCACATATACAAGTTAAATCCTGTTTTGATGGATGATGTGCTGCGTGTAGGAGGGCGTCTCAGCAGGGCTGTCATGTCTGAAGATTCTAAGCATCCTATCATTGTTGCTAAAGATCTTCATATTGCTGATCTTATTCTTCAATACATCCATAAAGGGGTGGGTCATGGTGGTAGGAATCACATACTCTCAAAGCTCCATCAGAAATATTGGATTCCTGGTGCTGGTGCACTGATTAGAAAGATCATGTCGAGGTGTGTGACCTGTAGACGACTTCATGGAGCTGCAGGCCAGCAACAAATGGCTGACCTGCCTGAAAGCAGAGTAACCCCTGAGAAACCCCCCTTTAGTTTTGTTGGAGTGGACTATTTTGGTCCATTTGAAGTGAAGCGTGGGAGAAGTCTTGTGAAGAAATATGGAGTTATCTTCACATGTTTGGCGATTAGAGCAGTACATATTGAGGTCGCCTCATCTCTTGACACAGACTCTTTCATTAACGCCTTACGACGTTTCATTGCAAGGCGAGGCCAAGTACAAGAGCTGCGGTCCGATAATGGTACCAATTTTGTGGGCGCAGAGCGTGAGCTGAGACGAGCTATTGAAGATTGGAATCAGGAAAAGATCTCTGATGCGCTGTCACTGAAGGGAGTGAAGTGGATCTTCAATCCTCCAGCAGGGTCACACCATGGTGGAGCATGGGAGAGATTGATTCGTTCCATCAGAAAGGTCCTTAATTCCACCCTGCAGACACAGCGTTTGGACGAGGAAGGACTTCAAACTGCTCTCTGTGAAGTGGAGTCAATCCTCAACAGTAGACCAATTACATTGGAATCCACCGATCCAAATGATCTGGAAGCTTTAACACCGAACCATCTTCTCTTACTCAAATCTAATCCAAGCTTACCACCTGGTTTATTCCAGAAAGAGGATGTTTATGCACGAAAACGATGGAGACAGGTTCAATATATATCTGACCTGTTCTGGAAGAGATGGATTAAAGAATATCTGCCTCAACTTCAACAGCGCCAGAAGTGGATGAAGATGAGACGCAACTTTGTTCCTGGAGATGTGGTCCTCATAATGGATGACTCTGCACCTCGTGGTTCTTGGATCATTGGCAGAATCACAGAAACTGTGCCAGACAAAAATGGACTTGTACGTCAGGTCTGGATTAAGACCCCAACCAGCCACTTATGCAGACCCATCACGAAGATATGCCTTCTTCAGGAGAGTTCTGACCAATGA